Genomic segment of Bacteroidota bacterium:
TTAATTCAAATACAAGAGGTAACGGGAGGTTGAATAAAAAATAAATCGAAAGAGTTTAGTTGCTCTTTTCGGGTTATCTTGCACTCCCAAAATTTTTTAAACATGGAGTACAATAAATTGGTAGCAGTCACGGGTTTGCCCGGCTTGTATGAACTGGTAAGCAGTAAGTCTGATGGTGCAGTGGTACGGTCACTGGATGATGGCAGCACAAAATTTGCTGCTACACGCAGTCATAATTTTTCACACCTGGAAAGCATTGAAATTTATACACAACAGGATAACGTAAATCTTGTGGATATTTTTAATGCCATTGAAAAAGCAGGTGGTTCACTGCCTGACACAAAAGATAATGCAGCACTGACAAAATATTTTCAGAAAGTTTATCCTGAAATGGATTTTGAAAAAGTGTATACCAGCGATATGAAGAAAATGGTGAAATGGTATGAGCAATTAAAAAAACACAATATTGAGATCAAGCTAACTGAAATGCCAGAAGAAGCTGACGAGGAGGTTCTTGAATCAGTACCTGAAGAAAAAGAGAAGCCTAAAAAGACTGCAAAAAAGAAAGAAACTTCTTCTGAAAAAACAGAAAAGGAAGAAAAGCCTAAAAAAGCTGTAAAGAAAAAGTAAACAGGAAATTATAATTAAAAGCTGCGAACACCAAAAAATGCTCGTGGCTTTTGTTTTTAAATATTTACTATGAATTATTCTGCTGATATCAAAAAACTCCCTCGTCATTTTTTACCTGGAACACTTGAAATAAAAAACTGGGAAGTATTGGAGCCATATTTTAAAAATCTCGATGATAGAGGGCTCAATTCACAAGCTGATTTGGAGCAGTGGCTGAAAGATAGCAGTGAACTGGAGGCCGCAATCAGCGAAGACGCATGCTGGCGTCAGGTTCGTGCTACTTGTGATACAGAGAATAAGGAGTATGAAAATGCTTTTAACTATTTTATGATGGAGATTCAGCCAAAGATCCAACCCTGGGCTGATAAGCTGAATAGAAAACTAATTGCTTCTCCTCTTACTAAAGAACTTGATCAAAAGAAGTATTTTACTTTTTTAAGAAATATTAAAAAGAGCATTGACCTTTTTCGTGAAGAAAATATTCCACTGCAGGCAGAACTAAGTGTCGAAGCACAAAAATTTGGAATGATCGCCGGCAAAATGACCGTGAATGTAAACGGGCAGGAATATACATTACAGCAAGCGGCTAAATTTTTAGAAGACCCTGATAGAAAACTGCGTGAAGAAGTTTACAGAAAAGTAAATGACCGCCGTCTTCAGGATAAAGACCAGCTCAATGAGTTGTACTCGAAGCTGGTAGATAAAAGAAATAAAGTTGCACATAATACCGGGTTTAAAAACTATCGTGACTTTCGTTTTGCAGAGCTGGGACGTTTTGATTACACGCCTGCTGATTGTTTTCTTTTTCATGATGCAGTTAAACAACATGTGCTTCCGTTGATCAATTCTATTTACGAAGGAAAAAAGAAAAAACTGGGATTAGATACTTTACGTCCGTGGGATATAGATGCAGAACCAGAAGGTACTGAGCCTTTGCGTCCTTTTAAAAATGGAGAAGAACTTACACAAAAAACGATTGCCTGTTTTGATGAGCTGGGAACCTTCCTGGGTGATTGCTTACGAAAAATGAAAGAGCTCGGGCATTTTGATCTTGAGAGCAGAAAGGGTAAAGCTCCCGGAGGTTACAATATGCCACTGGCTGAAAGCGGCGCCCCTTTTATTTTTATGAATGCAGCAGGAACGCTGGATGATGTAACCACGATGGTGCATGAAGGCGGCCATGCTATTCATTCTTTTCTCAGCCATCATCTTGAATTGAGCGGATTTAAAGAATATCCTACTGAAATGGCAGAGGTAGCGAGTATGAGTATGGAATTGATGAGTATGGATAAATGGACAGTTTTCTTTGACAATAAAGAAGAACTGGTACGGGCAAAAGAACAGCAACTGGAAAGAGTAATAACAATTCTTCCGTGGATAGCCATTATAGATAAGTTCCAACATTGGGTGTATGAAAACCCTTTGCATACATTAGAAGAAAGATCTGAAAACTGGTTGAGAATATTAAATGAATTCGCTTCACAAGTAGTAGACAATTCCGGCCTGGAAGAATACCGGAAATATGGATGGCAACGTCAGCTTCATCTTTTTGAGGTTCCTTTTTATTATATCGAATATGGAATAGCTCAATTAGGGGCAATAGGCATGTGGATGCAGTATAAAGAGAATGGGAAAAAGGCTCTCGATAACTATCTGGCAGGGCTAAACCTTGGTGGTACCAAGACCCTTCCCGAACTGTTTTCTGCTGCCGGCCTGCGTTTCGATCTTTCACCCCAGCATATTGGCAGCCTGATGAATTTTGTTAAAAAGGAACTCGATAGTTTAACAGGAGCATAAAAAATACTACGAAAGTGGTATTGTCAGGTCTCAGGAAGGAATCTACATTTGAGTATCAAAACGAATTAATCAAACCGATTATAAACTTTTGCTACTAATCAGAGCCTTAACCTGAGTCCCGGTGTTTCCACAACGGGGCTTTTTTTATGTCCCTTTTGGTAAATTAGGCCATACAGTTTTTGCAAACGCCACTAATCACAACTTCAATTTGTTCCGGCGAATATCCTTTAGGAAGTTTTATTTCCGGGGTTGTTACTTCATCGAGACAGTAAGTGGTGCCACATTCCTTGCATTGAAAATGGATATGATGATCATGATGATGACCTTCTGAACATTCATCTTTACATAATGCGTACTTTATCGAATTATCAGGAGTTGGAATTGTATGAATAATTCCTTTATCAACGAATACTTGCAGGGTACGATATACAGTTACCCGATCAAATTTTTCTCCGGCACCTTTTTCAATATCTGCATGCGCCAATGCGCCTTCTTTCCCAATAAAAAGACCCAAAATTTTTTTCCGGGTGTCAGTAACACTTAGATTATTTGACTTTAATATCTGATCAACCTGCATAACTGTTTATTTAATCTTTTAATGTTTTTTCAATATCACGTATAAGACTATTTACTTCATCCATTTTTAATCCATCATATATTTTAAATACTTCCCCTCTTTTATTTACTAAAGCCCAGAACTGAGTATGTAAAAAATCATCGTCAATACTTTTTAAATTATTGGCCGGATCATCAACAGCATAAGCAAACCGGGCCATGTTATATAAACTATCCTTACGACCTGTGAGAAAGATCCAGTTCGCCGGATCAGCACCAATAGAATCTGCATAACGTTTTATCCTCGGTACAGAATCCACTTCCGGATCGCTTGTATGTGATAGTATCAAAAAATCCTTTTCACCTTTGAATCGTTCATACACTTTTTTAAGATTCCCATTCATTTCCGGACAAATACCCCGGCAAGTGGTAAAAAAATAGCTTGCTACAAACACTTTACCGGCCACATCTTTTTCTGTTACCTGTTTTCCTTCCTGGTTGGTGAAAAAGAAAGGTTTAGCCCGGCTGATCGGCGTCAGCTTAGATCTCTTAAACTCAGGAACAAGTGAGGTAATAATAAAATAGAACGCCACAATAAGACCCGAAAAGAATAAGATGTAAAATGTTTTTTTGCTTATGCTCATTTGAAGCACAAAGTTAACCCATGGAATGCGAATCAATTCAGACCAGGGTTCCTAAACCGGTAAATTGTATTTTGCAACAAGGTTGCTTTTTTCTATCTTTGCTGTTCGCATGAACTTCAAAATCAATTGGGACGCATTAGGAATATCAGCCAGCCTGGCCTGTGCTATTCATTGCGCCCTGTTGCCAATGTTTTTGACCTCGCTGCCATTATTCGGGATTAATATTATTCATAATTACTGGTTTGAAGCAAGCATGATCTTACTCGCAATGGCGATTGGTGGCTATTCATTATATCATGGGTTTAAAAAACACCATCATAGCAGCTTGCCGATGTTATTATTTTTTTCGGGGCTGAGTTTTCTTTTTTTAAAAATGTTTTTACCTCAATATGAACTGTGGTTGCTGATCCCCGCAGTGATCTTAATTGTTTCAGCACATATAAATAACTACCGCTTCTGCAGAGTGCATAATCATGCTCATTCAGAAGATTGCGATCATTAATACTGCTTTCCGGAAATTGATTTAATCTGTTTATCTTAACCCGATAAATCTTTCAGTAAATGAAAATGCTATTCTTACTCCTTGCAATGTTCTGCATAACAACTTTATTTGGCCAATCAAAAGATGAAGCGGCTGTTCGAAAAGTTTTAAGTACTCAAAATGAAGCATGGAACCGTGGCGATGTAGTTTCTTTTATGAAAGGTTATTGGGAAAACGATTCAATGATGTTTATTGGAAAAGGCGGAGTGACATATGGGTATAAAAACACACTTGCGAATTATAAAAAAAATTACCCCGATACCGCAACCATGGGTAAACTCACATTCACGTTGATTTCTGTAAAAAGATTATCAGAAAAATATTTTCGTGTAGTGGGCAAATATTATTTAACGAGAAGTATTGGTGATGCAAGCGGCCATTTTACGTTATTGTTTGAAAAGATAAATGGAGAATGGGTGATCATTGAAGACCACAGCAGTTGATCTTACTGTAGCTGGTAGCGGTTCATCATTCTTGCAAAAACAAAATAAGAAGCCGAAAGCCCGATCACTGAAGAAGCAATATCAAAATAATCAAAGGTTCGGCCAAAGACAGGGAATAACTGCAGGTATTCATTTATTACCAGCATACCAAACCCCAGCATGCAAACTACCCGCAGGTCTATTAATGATTGAATACGGAATATGCGTGCCACAAAATAATTCTTTCCCGAAAAAAGCCAGTAAGCTCCAAATGGAATGAGAAATGAGCCAAGAAGATTAGGTGCTATGCCAAGCAACAGCCTGGCTGGTTCTTCAAAATGATAATTTGGGCGGATACCAAATTTTATTGACCAGATAACAAGGGCACCTGTGATCATAAACCAGCGGCAAAGTGTTTTTAACTCCATGGCAGATTAGTTTTTCTAAAATAGAGATTTTAATTCAGCTGGCAATAATCGCTGAATAGTATTTTAAAAACTTTAGCGACCACCGTTTTTCCAGGTCTTTATTAAATAGTAAACGAGGGCAACAAGCCCGATAAGAAAAAAAGAATAGAAGAGAATATTGTAGAGGATGGGATTTTTTCCAATCAAAGCAAGCTTATAGTAAAGACCAAAAGTTAATGCAGCGATCAGCAGGATCAATGACCAACTGATCGAGTAAAGAATTTTCCTGAAATACTTTTTTACTTCTTTATCCATGCCGCCCTCTTCCTGCATAAACAAAATGATTAATTGAAAATGGAAGGTCGCAAAGATCAGTCAAAGCAACAAAGAGGTTAATCGGTAGTGTCTCAGTTTGAAATCAGGTAGTTGTAAAATGCTTTTGAACCACATAGACACATAGGCCACAGTAGTAAGAAACACATAGAATGTCTATGTGAAAACCTATGTAACTATGTTCCTATGTGGTTCAATTTTTTCAAACTGAGATACTACCGTCTAATCAATTAACAGATCAATAAAGGCGGTACTGTCACCATT
This window contains:
- a CDS encoding transcriptional repressor, which produces MQVDQILKSNNLSVTDTRKKILGLFIGKEGALAHADIEKGAGEKFDRVTVYRTLQVFVDKGIIHTIPTPDNSIKYALCKDECSEGHHHDHHIHFQCKECGTTYCLDEVTTPEIKLPKGYSPEQIEVVISGVCKNCMA
- a CDS encoding M3 family oligoendopeptidase, whose product is MNYSADIKKLPRHFLPGTLEIKNWEVLEPYFKNLDDRGLNSQADLEQWLKDSSELEAAISEDACWRQVRATCDTENKEYENAFNYFMMEIQPKIQPWADKLNRKLIASPLTKELDQKKYFTFLRNIKKSIDLFREENIPLQAELSVEAQKFGMIAGKMTVNVNGQEYTLQQAAKFLEDPDRKLREEVYRKVNDRRLQDKDQLNELYSKLVDKRNKVAHNTGFKNYRDFRFAELGRFDYTPADCFLFHDAVKQHVLPLINSIYEGKKKKLGLDTLRPWDIDAEPEGTEPLRPFKNGEELTQKTIACFDELGTFLGDCLRKMKELGHFDLESRKGKAPGGYNMPLAESGAPFIFMNAAGTLDDVTTMVHEGGHAIHSFLSHHLELSGFKEYPTEMAEVASMSMELMSMDKWTVFFDNKEELVRAKEQQLERVITILPWIAIIDKFQHWVYENPLHTLEERSENWLRILNEFASQVVDNSGLEEYRKYGWQRQLHLFEVPFYYIEYGIAQLGAIGMWMQYKENGKKALDNYLAGLNLGGTKTLPELFSAAGLRFDLSPQHIGSLMNFVKKELDSLTGA
- a CDS encoding MerC domain-containing protein — its product is MNFKINWDALGISASLACAIHCALLPMFLTSLPLFGINIIHNYWFEASMILLAMAIGGYSLYHGFKKHHHSSLPMLLFFSGLSFLFLKMFLPQYELWLLIPAVILIVSAHINNYRFCRVHNHAHSEDCDH
- a CDS encoding SCO family protein, whose amino-acid sequence is MSISKKTFYILFFSGLIVAFYFIITSLVPEFKRSKLTPISRAKPFFFTNQEGKQVTEKDVAGKVFVASYFFTTCRGICPEMNGNLKKVYERFKGEKDFLILSHTSDPEVDSVPRIKRYADSIGADPANWIFLTGRKDSLYNMARFAYAVDDPANNLKSIDDDFLHTQFWALVNKRGEVFKIYDGLKMDEVNSLIRDIEKTLKD
- a CDS encoding nuclear transport factor 2 family protein → MKMLFLLLAMFCITTLFGQSKDEAAVRKVLSTQNEAWNRGDVVSFMKGYWENDSMMFIGKGGVTYGYKNTLANYKKNYPDTATMGKLTFTLISVKRLSEKYFRVVGKYYLTRSIGDASGHFTLLFEKINGEWVIIEDHSS